One window of Penaeus chinensis breed Huanghai No. 1 chromosome 3, ASM1920278v2, whole genome shotgun sequence genomic DNA carries:
- the LOC125039604 gene encoding uncharacterized protein LOC125039604 isoform X2, translating to MPAERAERHCREPISNESREEIYANFRNSWYWKDHQNKRRIQQILDEKYNFAPFRPYEASRVFYQNVTRVRVTCIYCSCVLLTYDVLEAHHAGRKHKRQFERVQINNLEQPGSHRAGKSQEIVNESHVINHDLLASGCEPPVVVPKRPGEAFEPSVISHKVTAVQDKNSDASFHKTLVASRKAPAGTAVQRPAKKQKSTQL from the exons ATGCCggcggagcgggccgagcg GCACTGCCGTGAGCCCATCTCTAAT GAATCGCGGGAGGAGATCTACGCCAACTTCCGGAATTCGTGGTACTGGAAGGATCACCAAAACAAACGACGGATTCAACAGATCCTCG ATGAGAAATACAACTTTGCCCCTTTTCGGCCGTATGAGGCGAGCAGGGTCTTCTACCAGAATGTGACTCGGGTCAGAGTCACTTGCATT TACTGCAGCTGCGTACTGCTCACTTACGATGTTCTGGAGGCCCATCATGCTGGCAGGAAGCACAAG AGACAATTTGAAAGAGTGCAAATAAATAATCTGGAACAACCAGGTTCTCACAGAGCCGGTAAATCCCAGGAAATAGTCAATGAGTCACATGTTATAAATCATGACCTATTGGCCTCAGGTTGTGAACCACCTGTAGTAGTACCTAAACGTCCTGGGGAAGCTTTTGAGCCATCTGTAATCAGCCATAAGGTAACAGCAGTACAGGATAAGAATTCTGATGCCAGTTTCCACAAGACACTTGTTGCCAGCAGGAAAGCACCCGCCGGAACAGCAGTACAGAGACCAGCCAAAAAACAGAAATCAACTCAACTGTAG